In Leptodesmis sichuanensis A121, the following are encoded in one genomic region:
- the moeB gene encoding molybdopterin-synthase adenylyltransferase MoeB, producing MLNPNLDEIQLSKQEYERYSRHLILPEVGLEGQKRLKAASVLCIGTGGLGSPLLLYLAAAGIGRIGLVDFDVVDHSNLQRQVIHGTSWVGKPKIQSAKDRILEINPFCQVDLYETRLSAENALELFEPYDIVVDGTDNFPTRYLVNDACVLLGKPNVYGSIYRFEGQATVFNYQDGPNYRDLYPEPPPPGLVPSCAEGGVLGILPGVIGVIQATETVKIILGQGETLSGRLLLYNALNMTFRELKLRPNPVRPVIDKLIDYEMFCGIPQAKAAEAEQQAHLPEITVQQLQLLIDEGNTDFLLLDVRNPNEYEIAKIAHSVLVPLSEIESGNGVDKVRSLLNGQKLIVHCKSGMRSAKALSILKEAGIEGTNVKGGILAWSREIDPSVPEY from the coding sequence ATGCTAAATCCCAATCTGGACGAGATCCAGCTTTCCAAACAAGAATATGAGCGTTATTCGCGACACTTGATTCTGCCTGAAGTCGGACTGGAAGGGCAAAAACGCCTGAAAGCCGCCAGTGTCCTGTGTATTGGTACGGGTGGTTTAGGTTCACCCCTGTTGCTCTACCTGGCTGCGGCTGGAATTGGCCGTATCGGCCTGGTTGATTTTGATGTTGTGGATCATTCCAACCTGCAGCGTCAGGTGATTCACGGCACCTCCTGGGTCGGCAAGCCCAAAATTCAGTCTGCCAAAGATCGGATTCTGGAAATCAATCCCTTCTGCCAGGTGGATTTGTACGAAACGCGCCTCAGTGCCGAAAACGCCCTGGAACTGTTTGAACCCTATGACATTGTGGTAGACGGCACCGACAACTTCCCAACACGCTATCTAGTGAATGATGCCTGTGTGTTGCTCGGCAAGCCCAATGTCTATGGCTCCATCTACCGCTTTGAGGGACAGGCCACTGTCTTCAACTACCAGGATGGCCCCAACTACCGCGACCTGTATCCCGAACCTCCCCCACCCGGACTGGTTCCCTCCTGTGCCGAAGGTGGCGTGTTGGGAATTCTGCCAGGCGTGATTGGGGTGATTCAGGCCACGGAAACTGTCAAGATTATTCTGGGGCAAGGAGAAACCCTGAGCGGTCGCCTGCTGCTATACAACGCCCTTAACATGACGTTTCGGGAACTGAAGTTGCGGCCTAATCCCGTGCGTCCGGTGATTGACAAGTTGATCGACTACGAAATGTTCTGCGGCATTCCTCAAGCCAAAGCCGCCGAAGCTGAGCAACAGGCTCATCTGCCAGAAATCACTGTGCAGCAACTGCAATTGTTGATCGATGAAGGGAACACCGATTTTCTGTTGCTGGATGTCCGCAATCCGAATGAGTACGAAATTGCCAAGATTGCTCACTCGGTGCTGGTACCGCTGTCCGAAATTGAAAGCGGTAACGGAGTGGATAAGGTGCGGAGCCTGCTGAATGGGCAAAAGCTAATTGTTCATTGTAAGTCAGGTATGCGATCGGCCAAGGCATTGAGCATTCTGAAGGAAGCTGGAATTGAGGGAACCAATGTGAAGGGTGGTATCCTCGCCTGGAGCCGAGAAATTGATCCGTCTGTCCCGGAATATTAA
- a CDS encoding glycosyltransferase, whose amino-acid sequence MSRDSVPVAPAISRIVCCVPSPSDRWLQVIAHESTPRHWYVCNDHPRYRLEKWLPPGWRSILASWRAIQTVKRQQANLLITAEPYLSLWCTLFAAFQGVKVHHIAWSFHFLTLPQGPLSWLMQWAFPQIQQFTIHSRTDKQLYADYFGISPTRFERVHWSVTIPNALPAEPLIPGDYGCVVVRSRQECQTAIAALHHLPNIRMVIVTEPHCLRGLVIPANILLLTNLSPNFRLNVLQYSRFVVVPLSEPQPCCDYDLLVTAMQFSKALITADVPGISDYAFHNSNAILYPSDRPEALAKAIDDLWSNPNKCNFLGSNGKGFAETFCSETALQNCFHQFLVRKGF is encoded by the coding sequence GTGTCTCGAGACTCTGTTCCAGTTGCTCCGGCAATTTCCCGGATTGTCTGTTGTGTTCCATCGCCAAGCGATCGCTGGCTCCAAGTCATTGCCCATGAGTCAACTCCACGCCACTGGTATGTGTGTAATGACCATCCTCGTTATCGCCTGGAGAAATGGTTGCCTCCTGGTTGGAGAAGCATCCTGGCCAGTTGGCGGGCTATCCAAACTGTGAAACGGCAGCAAGCCAACTTATTAATTACGGCTGAACCTTACCTGTCGCTCTGGTGTACTCTGTTCGCCGCTTTCCAGGGGGTGAAAGTGCATCATATTGCCTGGTCTTTTCACTTCCTGACCTTACCCCAGGGGCCATTATCCTGGTTGATGCAATGGGCGTTCCCTCAAATCCAGCAATTCACGATTCATTCCCGTACTGATAAGCAGTTGTATGCAGACTATTTTGGGATTTCCCCCACTCGGTTTGAACGAGTTCACTGGAGTGTGACTATCCCCAATGCTTTACCTGCAGAGCCGTTAATTCCTGGGGATTATGGATGCGTTGTGGTGCGATCGCGCCAGGAATGCCAGACTGCGATCGCAGCCCTACACCATCTGCCCAATATACGGATGGTGATAGTGACTGAACCGCACTGCCTGAGAGGACTGGTCATTCCTGCCAATATCTTGCTGCTAACCAATCTCTCACCCAACTTCAGATTGAACGTCCTGCAATATTCCCGATTTGTGGTTGTCCCCTTATCAGAGCCGCAACCCTGCTGTGATTACGACCTTCTGGTAACGGCCATGCAGTTCAGCAAAGCGCTGATCACCGCAGATGTACCCGGCATCAGTGACTATGCCTTTCATAACTCCAACGCCATCCTCTACCCATCTGATCGACCAGAAGCTTTGGCTAAAGCAATTGACGACCTCTGGAGTAATCCCAACAAATGTAATTTTCTGGGTAGCAATGGCAAAGGCTTTGCAGAAACTTTTTGCTCCGAAACCGCATTACAAAACTGCTTCCACCAGTTTCTAGTTAGGAAAGGATTCTAG
- a CDS encoding ABC transporter substrate-binding protein, with the protein MAIAPLKSLRHKLTNEPSRWVLVAVVLQTVGTIGLSACTSSSTAQLGGNAPVSQATIVTLRFSGWQSNPNEGKLLGQLLRDFEAKNPTIKVKYEAINSEYMDVIRTRLIGEVAPDVFYLEAFEAPKLMKSGVLEPLDPYITADFHLEDLQPSLLRAFQSEGKLYGVPKDFSTLALFYNRRSLAAAGISQPPQTWDDLLTVSKRLTIQKPGGSKQYGFGLAPELARQQFMIQAFGGKLVNQYGYAAFATPEGVKGLALVVDQYRRDRSSAQPTDVGATWGSEMLGQEKAAMVIEGPWSIPYFKETFPNLSYGTAEVPTINGKQGTMAFTVAYVMNRQSKHKQAAWTLIRYLTDKQGMKAWAKQGLALPSRRSLLAELGYDRDPLYAPFVKGSAYATIWQAGENLPTIRTNFNNQFVSALLGEQPLPTAMKRAQDTANREIYLAN; encoded by the coding sequence ATGGCGATCGCCCCCTTAAAATCGCTCCGTCACAAGCTGACAAATGAGCCTTCACGATGGGTGCTGGTAGCCGTTGTGCTGCAGACCGTAGGAACGATCGGGCTTTCCGCCTGCACATCCAGTTCAACTGCACAGTTGGGAGGCAATGCCCCCGTCTCTCAAGCAACGATCGTGACGTTGCGGTTCAGCGGTTGGCAGAGTAATCCCAACGAAGGAAAACTTCTGGGTCAACTGCTGCGAGACTTTGAAGCCAAAAATCCAACCATTAAAGTTAAGTACGAAGCGATCAACAGCGAGTACATGGATGTGATTCGCACTCGGCTGATTGGGGAGGTCGCTCCCGATGTGTTTTATTTGGAAGCGTTTGAAGCTCCCAAATTGATGAAATCTGGGGTTTTAGAACCACTGGATCCTTACATTACTGCCGATTTTCACCTGGAGGACTTGCAACCGTCTCTGCTCAGAGCCTTTCAGTCGGAGGGCAAGCTCTATGGAGTGCCCAAAGATTTTTCCACCCTGGCACTGTTCTACAATCGGCGATCGCTGGCTGCCGCCGGGATCTCTCAACCTCCGCAAACCTGGGATGACCTGTTAACCGTCTCCAAACGCCTGACCATCCAGAAGCCGGGAGGCAGTAAACAGTATGGCTTTGGTCTTGCTCCCGAATTAGCACGGCAGCAATTTATGATTCAGGCATTTGGCGGCAAGTTGGTGAATCAGTATGGCTATGCGGCTTTTGCCACTCCAGAGGGAGTGAAAGGATTAGCGTTGGTCGTTGATCAATACCGTCGCGATCGCTCCTCCGCCCAACCCACAGATGTAGGAGCTACTTGGGGCAGTGAAATGTTAGGCCAGGAAAAAGCGGCAATGGTGATTGAAGGGCCGTGGTCAATTCCCTATTTCAAGGAAACCTTTCCCAACCTCTCCTACGGCACGGCAGAAGTTCCTACCATCAATGGCAAGCAGGGCACCATGGCGTTTACGGTGGCCTATGTGATGAACCGTCAGTCCAAACATAAACAAGCCGCCTGGACATTGATTCGTTATTTAACCGACAAACAGGGCATGAAAGCCTGGGCCAAACAGGGATTAGCTTTACCATCCCGACGATCGCTCCTGGCGGAACTGGGGTATGATCGTGACCCACTCTATGCTCCCTTCGTCAAAGGATCTGCCTATGCCACGATCTGGCAGGCGGGCGAGAATCTACCCACCATCCGCACGAACTTCAATAACCAGTTCGTCAGTGCCCTGTTAGGTGAGCAACCCCTACCCACGGCCATGAAACGAGCACAGGACACAGCCAACCGGGAGATTTATCTGGCCAATTAG
- a CDS encoding M67 family metallopeptidase — protein MPLKLNADHLQAMQSHAKQVYPEECCGLLLGFTEPEGNRLVEVRAAQNAWDKQIASEMAANPSITKVRRYWISPEEMLVAMRDARDRGMDIIGIYHSHPDHPALPSECDRQLAWPQYSYVILSIRQGEVGETYSWQLDDHHQFQPEELMVLDP, from the coding sequence GTGCCATTAAAGCTCAATGCAGATCATCTTCAAGCGATGCAATCCCACGCAAAACAGGTTTACCCCGAGGAATGTTGTGGATTGTTACTTGGATTTACCGAGCCAGAAGGGAATAGATTGGTAGAAGTTCGGGCAGCCCAAAATGCCTGGGACAAACAGATTGCCAGTGAAATGGCAGCCAATCCCTCGATCACCAAAGTACGTCGCTACTGGATTTCTCCTGAAGAAATGCTGGTAGCCATGCGAGATGCCCGCGATCGCGGTATGGATATTATTGGGATCTATCACTCCCATCCCGATCATCCCGCTTTGCCGTCTGAGTGCGATCGCCAACTGGCATGGCCGCAATACTCTTACGTTATTCTGTCTATACGGCAAGGCGAAGTTGGGGAAACCTATAGCTGGCAACTTGATGACCACCATCAATTCCAACCCGAAGAACTCATGGTTCTCGATCCCTGA
- a CDS encoding pentapeptide repeat-containing protein, giving the protein MTIEEVLNQYARGERNFPAINFSEANLSGVNLSKASLCGANLSVANLCGSNLSEADLSRAKLNVAKLSGANLSKANLYEANLNVTNLTLADLSQAVLRQASLVRAEMARADLSEANLSQANLSGADIKDARLREANLSHANLNRADLKRAVFTDAILTHANLHGADLSSADLSGADLSNTELRQANLCRANLRGANLSGANLRWADLSGADLSWADLSGARLSGANLTGVNLSSTNLLGTILVHADLTRASLIDADWAGADLSGATLTGAKLHGVLRFGVKTDGLLCEWVDLSPNGDQSNICRLTAEKIKDFFQEAPPTIRMKVDAPLDIAAHHGLAMAYYQLSQRYAIALPPPNIRIGRRRTTFTFELSHDEHLFLAAYLVSLPFQDSMYLRHNLMALLEMLQPAELTKQAANLSSTGWLTQTLAQVGVSTTEIAELAASQSFLEKIKFFHAPIQITLTTSKNQPLTLYSHPEFGKRMQNSELTTSTDSSDPAPRRRACLPTLSALIDFIQSFKSTNLAPLSQV; this is encoded by the coding sequence ATGACAATCGAGGAAGTTCTAAACCAGTACGCCAGGGGGGAACGAAATTTTCCCGCCATTAACTTCAGTGAAGCGAATCTCAGTGGCGTCAATCTCAGTAAAGCGAGTTTGTGTGGAGCCAATCTTAGTGTGGCTAATTTATGCGGCAGTAATCTGAGCGAAGCTGATCTGAGTCGGGCCAAACTCAATGTGGCGAAGTTAAGTGGAGCGAACCTCAGCAAAGCAAACCTTTACGAGGCAAACCTGAATGTCACGAACCTAACTCTAGCTGATTTAAGTCAGGCTGTCTTGCGTCAGGCATCTTTAGTCAGGGCAGAAATGGCCAGGGCAGACCTGAGTGAAGCCAACCTGAGTCAGGCCAATTTGTCTGGAGCCGACATTAAGGATGCTCGGTTGCGAGAAGCTAACCTCAGCCATGCCAACCTTAATCGGGCCGATCTCAAACGGGCTGTGTTCACCGATGCCATTCTTACGCACGCCAACTTGCATGGAGCGGATCTGAGTAGTGCAGATCTCAGTGGAGCTGATTTAAGCAATACAGAACTCCGGCAGGCCAATCTTTGTCGGGCTAATTTACGGGGCGCTAATTTAAGCGGAGCCAACTTACGCTGGGCGGATTTAAGCGGAGCCGATTTAAGCTGGGCAGATCTCAGTGGTGCCCGGTTGAGTGGGGCCAATCTGACAGGGGTTAATCTGAGTTCTACCAATTTGTTGGGAACTATCCTGGTTCATGCCGATTTAACCCGTGCCAGTTTGATTGATGCTGATTGGGCCGGAGCGGATCTGAGTGGAGCCACCTTAACAGGAGCAAAACTGCATGGAGTGCTGCGGTTTGGGGTAAAAACAGATGGGTTGCTCTGTGAATGGGTTGATCTCAGTCCCAACGGGGATCAAAGTAATATCTGCCGCTTAACCGCCGAAAAAATCAAAGATTTCTTTCAGGAAGCTCCTCCTACCATTCGCATGAAAGTGGACGCGCCTCTGGATATAGCGGCTCATCATGGTTTGGCGATGGCCTACTACCAGTTATCGCAGAGGTACGCGATCGCCTTGCCGCCCCCCAATATTCGCATTGGTCGCCGTCGCACGACCTTCACCTTTGAACTGAGCCATGATGAGCATCTGTTTCTCGCTGCTTATTTAGTCAGTCTGCCTTTTCAAGATTCGATGTACCTGCGGCATAACCTGATGGCCTTATTAGAAATGTTGCAACCTGCAGAGTTAACGAAACAGGCTGCAAACTTATCATCGACTGGATGGTTAACTCAAACTCTGGCACAAGTGGGTGTAAGCACCACTGAAATTGCGGAATTGGCAGCATCCCAGAGCTTTTTAGAAAAAATCAAGTTCTTTCATGCTCCGATTCAAATCACGCTAACCACGTCTAAAAATCAACCTCTGACACTTTATAGCCATCCGGAGTTTGGCAAACGGATGCAAAACTCTGAGTTAACGACTTCTACCGATTCGTCTGATCCTGCACCGAGACGAAGAGCCTGTTTACCGACTTTAAGCGCGTTAATTGACTTTATTCAAAGCTTCAAAAGTACCAACCTCGCGCCCCTGTCCCAGGTGTAG
- a CDS encoding carbohydrate ABC transporter permease, whose amino-acid sequence MKNFHWTTGFLYGVLILYAVITILPFAWALSASFKPLAEIAAGGANLIPQTFTWENYRTIFLQEPLFGRWLLNSTIAAISITLFNLLFNSMAGYALARISFPGNQVWFWIILAALMIPGQVTLLPKFLILKSLGWLNTYMGLIAPATVNATFIFMMRQFFINFPKELEEAAALDGLGRFETFFRVVLPLAKPALAAQTIFVFMAAWNEFLMPLVIMANPEMFTLPVGLNAFKGQYISYWNYIMAASMIFTLPALAIYAFFNRYFIQGLSFTGGKNG is encoded by the coding sequence GTGAAAAACTTCCACTGGACAACTGGCTTCCTCTACGGCGTACTGATTCTCTATGCGGTGATTACGATCCTGCCGTTCGCATGGGCGTTGTCTGCGTCCTTCAAACCGCTGGCAGAAATTGCGGCGGGGGGAGCAAATTTGATCCCCCAAACGTTTACCTGGGAGAACTATCGGACGATCTTTTTGCAGGAGCCATTGTTTGGTCGCTGGTTGTTGAACAGCACGATCGCGGCGATCTCTATTACCCTGTTCAATTTGCTGTTTAACTCAATGGCTGGATATGCCCTGGCCAGAATTTCCTTTCCTGGCAATCAGGTTTGGTTCTGGATAATTCTGGCCGCTTTGATGATTCCTGGACAGGTTACCTTACTCCCCAAGTTTTTAATTCTGAAGTCGCTCGGTTGGTTGAATACCTACATGGGATTGATTGCGCCAGCAACGGTGAATGCTACCTTCATCTTCATGATGCGGCAGTTCTTCATCAACTTTCCCAAAGAACTGGAAGAAGCTGCTGCCCTGGATGGCCTGGGTCGCTTTGAAACCTTCTTCCGGGTTGTCCTGCCCTTAGCCAAACCTGCTCTCGCTGCCCAAACCATTTTTGTATTTATGGCTGCCTGGAACGAATTTCTCATGCCCCTCGTGATCATGGCCAATCCCGAAATGTTTACGCTTCCTGTGGGTCTGAATGCTTTCAAAGGGCAGTACATCAGCTACTGGAACTACATCATGGCGGCCTCAATGATCTTTACACTTCCGGCTCTCGCCATCTATGCATTTTTCAATCGCTACTTCATTCAAGGACTGAGTTTTACAGGGGGCAAGAATGGATAG
- a CDS encoding DUF6876 family protein, producing the protein MLTKQELQLGLSQFTAIDGWYQHCLHQFVFTDGVKWLCDRTQCSGLLTAIAYYQFRIKLQYRSLEPFQIWHIKCADNGSGVLTCKTPGTSKVIICKELDAVDRSLDDLTLWLVNGMLLLPNEYQSLCVLPD; encoded by the coding sequence TTGTTAACGAAACAGGAATTGCAATTAGGGTTAAGTCAGTTCACGGCGATCGACGGCTGGTATCAACACTGTTTACATCAGTTTGTGTTTACCGATGGAGTCAAGTGGTTATGCGATCGTACCCAATGTAGCGGCTTACTGACCGCGATCGCCTATTACCAATTCCGGATTAAGCTGCAATACCGCTCCCTGGAACCCTTTCAAATCTGGCACATAAAATGTGCTGACAATGGTTCTGGAGTTTTGACCTGTAAAACACCGGGAACCAGCAAAGTAATCATCTGCAAAGAATTGGATGCGGTGGATCGCAGCCTGGATGACCTGACACTCTGGCTGGTTAACGGTATGTTACTTCTGCCGAATGAGTATCAAAGTCTGTGTGTACTTCCTGATTGA
- a CDS encoding prephenate/arogenate dehydrogenase, translating into MNIGIVGLGLIGGSLGLDLRALGHRVLGVSRQVQTCERAIARGAVDEASVDLRLMQQAEVVFLCTPLGVMEATVKALVPYLAATTVLTDVGSVKGWVMRTIAPHWGNFVGGHPMAGTAESGIEAAQHHLFVDRPYVLTPIAETPAAAVQQVEALIRPLQVRLVHCQPEEHDRAVAWISHLPVMISASLLAACQNESDSRVLNLAKALASSGFRDTSRVGGGNPELGMMMAQYNTEALVRSLHTYRDTLDQFISQIEHQDWGALHTTLTQTQQLRPAFMRD; encoded by the coding sequence ATGAATATTGGAATTGTCGGACTGGGATTAATTGGTGGTTCGCTGGGATTGGACTTGCGGGCGCTGGGGCATCGGGTGCTGGGAGTAAGCCGCCAGGTACAGACCTGTGAACGGGCGATCGCACGGGGAGCCGTGGATGAAGCCAGCGTAGATTTGCGACTGATGCAGCAAGCCGAGGTCGTTTTTCTCTGTACTCCTCTGGGAGTGATGGAAGCTACCGTAAAAGCTTTGGTTCCCTATCTGGCGGCCACCACGGTGTTAACGGATGTTGGCTCTGTAAAGGGTTGGGTCATGCGGACGATCGCACCGCACTGGGGCAACTTTGTGGGTGGCCACCCCATGGCCGGAACTGCAGAAAGCGGTATTGAGGCGGCTCAACATCACTTATTTGTCGATCGTCCCTACGTTCTCACTCCCATTGCGGAAACCCCCGCAGCGGCTGTGCAGCAAGTCGAAGCACTGATTCGTCCATTGCAAGTGCGACTGGTGCATTGCCAGCCGGAAGAACACGATCGTGCCGTTGCCTGGATTTCTCATTTGCCTGTCATGATCAGTGCTAGTTTGTTGGCGGCTTGTCAAAATGAATCGGATTCTAGGGTTCTGAATCTGGCTAAAGCGCTGGCCAGTTCTGGTTTTCGAGATACTAGCCGGGTAGGTGGCGGCAATCCGGAGTTGGGTATGATGATGGCCCAATACAATACCGAAGCACTGGTACGATCGCTACACACCTACCGTGACACATTGGATCAATTCATTTCACAAATTGAGCATCAGGATTGGGGAGCCTTGCACACAACCCTGACGCAGACTCAACAGCTTAGACCTGCTTTTATGCGGGATTGA
- a CDS encoding carbohydrate ABC transporter permease, whose amino-acid sequence MNSSIQQFWARQRDREAITGYLFMAPTMIVAGVFLILPVVFAVILSFYQVQLLGEVSFRFLGLKNFIRMFSDERVWIALKNTAEYALIVVPVQTILALTLALILNSQIRGKHWFRIIFFLPTVTSSAVLTLIFMWIYNSNGLLNTILSFLGLPSYNWLGDPAVALKGIMIMNIWSTAPLFMVIYLAALQDIPESLYEAATLDGASQWEKLWYITLPFLQPVTFFVVVMGMIGTFQLFDQSYIFSAGSGGPNNSTLTIVLLIYQYAFKSLDMGYALALTLVLALILITVTFVQRKVFGEERLGD is encoded by the coding sequence ATGAATTCCTCAATTCAGCAATTCTGGGCACGACAACGCGATCGCGAAGCTATCACTGGCTACCTATTTATGGCTCCGACGATGATTGTTGCGGGAGTTTTTTTAATCCTGCCCGTTGTATTTGCGGTTATTTTATCGTTTTACCAAGTCCAATTACTGGGGGAAGTGAGTTTCCGATTTCTGGGCTTGAAAAACTTTATTCGTATGTTCAGTGATGAACGAGTCTGGATCGCTCTGAAAAATACGGCTGAATATGCCCTGATTGTTGTTCCAGTTCAAACTATTCTAGCATTGACCTTAGCACTCATTCTAAATAGTCAGATTCGCGGCAAACATTGGTTCAGGATTATTTTCTTTTTGCCCACTGTAACTTCTTCAGCCGTCCTCACTTTAATCTTCATGTGGATTTATAACTCCAATGGATTACTGAATACCATTCTCAGTTTTTTAGGCTTGCCATCTTATAACTGGCTAGGCGATCCAGCCGTCGCCTTGAAAGGCATCATGATCATGAATATCTGGTCAACAGCTCCCCTATTTATGGTGATTTACCTGGCCGCTTTGCAGGATATTCCAGAGTCGCTTTATGAAGCCGCTACGTTAGATGGTGCCAGCCAGTGGGAGAAATTGTGGTACATTACCTTACCGTTTCTGCAGCCTGTTACTTTCTTTGTGGTCGTCATGGGCATGATCGGCACCTTTCAACTGTTCGACCAGTCCTACATTTTCTCAGCCGGATCCGGTGGCCCCAATAACTCCACACTGACGATCGTGCTTCTGATTTACCAATACGCCTTCAAAAGCCTCGACATGGGCTATGCGCTGGCTCTGACTCTGGTACTGGCACTGATATTAATTACAGTGACCTTCGTACAACGTAAAGTCTTTGGTGAAGAGCGGTTGGGGGATTAG